The segment agaggAGAGGACCAGTACatttacacacccacacactctctCCACTGGTACAGGATCGTACACGACCACATTTCAGTGAAGTTTCTCTAAAGGTGCCAAGCGGTTCTGTACAGTAAGGTTCcatttaacaaaaagaaaaaaaaaaaaccacccaTTTTTACAGTCAGTCATGTGACCACACTGAGGTACAGCCCCGGTCTCGCACCTTCAGCAGGTCGGCACCAGGGTTCTCGTGCCTGCAGTTTTCTAATGAACCTCTGAGATACTCTCATTAAACgtgtataaataaatcaacCCTGTGTCTGCTTTGTCTGTAAAccataaatattggcaccccaCCTTAAGAGTTTTTAGAATGATCAAATGTGTAACGAATGGGATATAAAGTCATTCTGAGATTAGCAGGCAGCTTTTACAATTTGAAAAGTCACCAGaattcctcacacacacctgagctcAGGAGATTCTCATCAACatctttatttctaaaaaaaaattacaaaagcagacacacacaccacccaaGTCCTGTACATGTGGAGAACAGTGTGTTTCAGAAAGTACAACAgtgagcgcgcgcgcacacacacacgagcagtCCCAGGTGTTATTTCTCCAGCGGGGCGTAGTTCAGCAGCTTCTCGATCAGGTCGACATGAGACAGCAGCATCCTGCGACAGCAGTACCGCTTCAAACCCAGAGCGTCCAGGGCatctctgaaacacacacacacatacagtcataAGTGTTCTGTGGGACAAAACTTTGTTTATACACTAAATTATTAGCAAAGGAACCAAGCATTGACTAAAACATAATGACTAAAaagtgtgttcaagtcaaaccgggactgatGTGAGAAAAATTCTGGTGAATGAAAGAGTAAAAACATGAGCACTTTGATCCCAGCcctgtgatgagactctcagccgcagtaaaacatctgaaggttttaaagaagccgtatgtctgtgaataacgatcccggccgaggtgtcTCAGAGCTCACTGCACTCGTTCACCTGAACCTTCAGAGAGTGGAACGTCTCATCACTGTGGAAGAGACacgtgtgtgtgaactgtacacacactcaatcaccaacaccacttgcatttCAGACTAGAATCAGATCACGGCTCCGGTTTACTGAGAGAACTCTCTACCATGacgtgtccaagctctagtgtaggaggggattatatagaggaataaaggagtgtttactctcaggactgtgACGATCAAAATCCCTGTTTGACGTGAACAcatgattatattatattaaaactatacgtattatatatagtatattatagtataatattaGTATTGTTTTAGTAATGTATTAgagtattatatttttattaaagtttaacaTTATATTAGTATTGGATAGTACCATATTATTTTAGAATtatattagtattttattattatagtagcATTATAGAATAAAATTATACTATAAAATTGTagcataatattattattgtatagtattttattatattaatattatattattatcactgttgggtgtaatgcgttagagtacttgaatttctttttttatgtaacgagatgtataacttaaaaaatttatccgttattcagacaatttatgtaatccgtgagcgaCAGCAGTCATTcacaatccgttagtgtgtgtgtaaaagtcatcctacaagccccgcccccctctgttatttctgctgttatacccctatctcacctgtgtggtttgactatgcgaggaccgtcgcgcggaaagatggaaacctaatcacagcaccaaaactcgcggtgaatcatgatgaaccgtacttatggccaccgcgcgaaaccgattatgggccaaacttcactgagtgatgatggtagaataattataaaggtcttgactaaaacaacatgcagtaGTATTGTATTGCAGTAGTTTTATATTGCAATAGTTTTATATTGTAGTAGTTTTATATTACAGTAGTATTATATAGTATTGGTATTATATTGCGGTAGTATTATATAGTATTGGTATTATCTTGCAGTAGTATTATATAGTATGAGTATTATATTGCAGTAGTATTATATAGTATGAGTATTATATTGCAGTAGTATAATATAGTATTATATAGTATGAGTATTatatagtattagtattatactgtagtattatatagtattagtattatataGTATGAGTATTATATTGCAGTAGTATTatatagtattagtattatattGCAGTAGTATTatatagtattagtattatataGTATGAGTATTATATTGCAGTAgtattatatagtattatatagtattagtattatataGTATGAGTATTATATTGCAGTAGTATTatatagtattagtattatataGTATGAGTATTATATTGCAGTAgtattatatagtattatatagtattagtattatatagtattagtattatactgtagtattatATAGTATGAGTATAGTATTATATAGTATGAGTATTATATTGCAGTAGTATTATATAGTATCATATTGCATTAGTATtatattgcattattattatattgcagtagtattatatagtattatatagtattagtattataatacattatatgAAGCCCTCACCCCTCAGTGTACTCCGCCTGCAGCAGTCCCAGGTAAGCCTCCCACTTGTTGCCTACAATCTTCCCGCAGGTGAAGCAGCGGATCGGGATGATCATAGTGACTCCTGCACAAAcctaaaaatataacattattattattattattattattagcactgGAGCTCAGTCACACACCCCACGGTCACACTGCGCGcgcgctcgctctctctctctctctgtctcacacacacacactctcacacacacactctcacacaccagACTACCGCTTCACACTCGCCTTGACAGAGaattttaataaagttattaaacAATTCGAATGTagataaaaacattatatttaccCAGAATGTGAGCAAAACACAACCACCACGTTCTTCGGAAAcggaacacacacaaactccgaAAATACGTCACTTCCGGTGTGTGGTGCTGAGAGTAAAGGTGCCGACGGGAAACTGGCTCCAGATGAAAACCGTTCCGGAgggaaacaaataaaacaaacaaataaaaaacacctatatacactactcacaata is part of the Clarias gariepinus isolate MV-2021 ecotype Netherlands chromosome 15, CGAR_prim_01v2, whole genome shotgun sequence genome and harbors:
- the polr2l gene encoding DNA-directed RNA polymerases I, II, and III subunit RPABC5, translated to MIIPIRCFTCGKIVGNKWEAYLGLLQAEYTEGDALDALGLKRYCCRRMLLSHVDLIEKLLNYAPLEK